One segment of Tamlana crocina DNA contains the following:
- a CDS encoding efflux RND transporter permease subunit, whose amino-acid sequence MLNKSIKFLIENKLVAVLLLVLFIGWGTINAPFNWDTSFLPSNPVAVDAIPDIGENQQIVFAKWEGRSPQDIEDQITYPLTTSLLGVPGVKTIRSSSMFGFSSIYIIFEEDIEFYWSRSRILEKLNSLPSGLLPDGVNPALGPDATGLGQIFWYTLEGRDENGNVTGGWDLHELRSIQDYYVKYALSSASGVSEVASIGGYVQEYQVDVNPELMRQYNIGLQHIVKAVKESNRDIGAQTLEINQAEYLVRGLGYVKSIEDIENAVVTSEDYTAIKIKDVAKVSLSPATRRGILDKEGAEVVGGVVVARYGANPMKVINNVKAKINELSAGLPSKVLSDGRTSQVTIVPFYDRTELIQETLGTLNEALTLEILVTILVIIIMVFNLRASVLISGLLPVAVLMVFIAMKIFGIDANIVALSGIAIAIGTMVDVGVILSENIIRHLDENENKLPINTVVYNATAEVSGAIVTAVMTTIISFIPVFTMIGAEGKLFRPLAFTKTFALTSSIIVALFLIPPFAAFLFRKKSIQPHFKYVLNGILIVLGTAAIIYGYWLGIILIAFGVATLLNLQNTISDKQTNFANIIISASAIVFLLAEYWRPLGVNKSIFINLIFVAIICFGLLGVFALFIKYYKRILRWCLDHKLLFLSIPTAIVIAGFIIMKNTGKEFMPSLNEGSFLLMPTSMPHSGVEENKRVLQQLDMAVASIPEIKTVVGKAGRTESALDPAPLSMYENIIQYKPEYMLNDKGARQRFKVNDDGEYVLKNGMSLRAEQRRAWQSLNVKEQLIPDDNGEFYRNWRPEIQSPDDIWNEIVKATKLPGVTSAPKLQPIETRLVMLQTGMRAPMGIKIKGQDLKEIEAFGMQLETILKEAEGVKNEAVFADRIVGKPYLLIDIDREKIARYGVSIDDVQNILKVAVGGMVLTQTVEGRERYGVRVRYPRELRANPTDLQQIYVPVEKGSPVPLSELATIRYEQGPQVIKSEDTFLVGYVLFDKMDGYAEVNVVENAQAMIQSKIDTGELIVPKGINYQFTGTYENQLRAEKTLSIVVPLALAIIFLILYFQFRSVGTSLMVFTGIAVAFAGGFLMIWLYGQSWFLNFNVFGENLRDLFHMHTINLSVAVWVGFIALFGIATDDGVVMATYLTQTFDRNSPETKKEVRASIVEAGEKRIRPCLMTTATTILALLPVLTSTGRGSDIMIPMAIPSFGGMLIALITLFVVPVLYGWKAEVQLKRASK is encoded by the coding sequence ATGCTAAACAAAAGCATCAAATTCTTAATTGAAAATAAACTCGTAGCAGTTTTATTACTTGTTCTTTTTATAGGTTGGGGTACTATAAATGCACCTTTTAATTGGGATACAAGTTTTTTACCAAGCAATCCTGTAGCAGTAGATGCTATTCCAGATATTGGTGAAAACCAACAAATCGTATTTGCCAAATGGGAAGGTCGTTCGCCACAAGATATTGAAGACCAAATTACCTATCCATTAACCACTTCATTATTGGGTGTTCCAGGAGTAAAAACCATTCGTAGCTCGTCTATGTTTGGATTTTCAAGTATCTATATCATTTTCGAAGAAGATATAGAATTTTACTGGAGCAGAAGTCGTATTCTCGAAAAATTAAATTCCTTACCAAGTGGTTTATTACCAGATGGTGTTAATCCAGCATTGGGTCCAGATGCTACGGGACTCGGACAAATATTTTGGTACACCCTTGAAGGTCGAGACGAAAACGGAAACGTAACCGGAGGATGGGATTTACACGAATTGCGTAGTATTCAAGATTACTATGTAAAATATGCGTTGTCTTCAGCAAGTGGTGTTTCAGAGGTCGCATCCATTGGTGGATATGTTCAAGAATATCAAGTTGATGTGAATCCTGAATTGATGCGTCAATACAATATAGGTTTGCAACATATTGTAAAAGCAGTTAAAGAAAGTAATAGAGATATTGGGGCACAAACCCTTGAAATCAATCAAGCAGAATATTTGGTACGTGGTTTGGGTTATGTCAAATCTATAGAAGATATCGAAAATGCAGTAGTAACTTCGGAAGATTACACAGCTATCAAAATTAAAGATGTGGCGAAAGTCTCTTTAAGTCCTGCAACAAGACGTGGAATATTAGACAAAGAAGGTGCGGAAGTGGTTGGTGGTGTAGTAGTAGCACGTTATGGTGCTAACCCAATGAAAGTCATTAACAATGTAAAAGCCAAAATAAACGAATTAAGCGCAGGACTACCTTCAAAAGTATTGTCTGATGGAAGAACATCACAAGTGACTATAGTACCATTTTACGACCGTACAGAATTGATTCAAGAAACGTTAGGCACATTAAACGAAGCCTTAACTTTAGAAATTCTAGTCACCATTTTGGTCATTATCATTATGGTATTTAATCTTCGTGCTTCCGTATTAATCTCTGGTTTATTACCTGTTGCAGTTTTAATGGTATTTATAGCAATGAAGATCTTTGGTATCGATGCCAATATTGTAGCACTATCAGGTATTGCTATTGCTATTGGTACGATGGTCGATGTTGGTGTCATACTTTCAGAAAACATCATAAGGCATTTAGACGAAAACGAAAACAAATTACCAATAAACACAGTCGTTTACAACGCAACAGCAGAAGTTTCAGGAGCAATCGTAACAGCAGTAATGACAACCATTATCAGTTTTATTCCTGTATTTACAATGATTGGTGCTGAAGGAAAACTATTTAGACCATTAGCATTCACAAAAACCTTTGCATTAACATCGTCCATAATTGTAGCCTTATTTTTAATACCGCCTTTTGCTGCCTTTTTATTCCGAAAAAAGAGTATTCAACCCCATTTTAAATATGTTTTAAACGGAATTTTAATAGTATTGGGAACAGCAGCAATAATTTATGGGTATTGGTTGGGAATCATACTAATCGCTTTTGGTGTGGCTACTTTGCTAAATCTTCAAAATACGATTTCAGACAAACAGACAAACTTTGCCAACATTATCATTTCGGCTTCGGCAATAGTATTTCTATTAGCAGAATATTGGCGGCCGTTAGGCGTAAATAAAAGCATCTTCATAAACCTCATTTTTGTAGCGATTATTTGTTTTGGCTTGTTAGGTGTATTTGCATTATTCATTAAATACTATAAACGTATTTTAAGATGGTGTTTAGACCATAAATTATTATTTCTTTCAATACCTACAGCAATTGTCATAGCAGGATTTATCATAATGAAAAACACAGGTAAAGAGTTTATGCCATCATTAAACGAAGGTTCATTTCTGTTAATGCCTACCTCAATGCCACATTCTGGAGTAGAAGAAAATAAGCGCGTTTTACAGCAATTGGATATGGCTGTAGCTAGTATTCCAGAGATAAAAACCGTTGTAGGTAAAGCAGGAAGAACTGAATCGGCTTTAGATCCTGCGCCATTATCAATGTATGAAAATATCATTCAATACAAACCTGAATATATGCTGAATGATAAAGGGGCACGTCAGCGTTTCAAAGTGAACGATGATGGTGAGTATGTATTAAAAAACGGAATGTCATTGCGAGCGGAACAACGTAGAGCGTGGCAATCTCTCAATGTAAAAGAACAATTAATCCCAGACGATAATGGCGAGTTTTACAGAAACTGGCGACCAGAAATACAATCGCCAGACGATATTTGGAACGAAATTGTAAAAGCCACCAAATTACCAGGAGTCACATCAGCACCAAAATTACAACCTATCGAAACCCGATTGGTAATGCTACAAACAGGTATGCGTGCGCCAATGGGAATTAAAATTAAAGGTCAAGATTTAAAAGAAATTGAAGCATTTGGTATGCAATTAGAAACCATTTTAAAAGAAGCTGAAGGTGTAAAGAATGAAGCCGTTTTTGCAGACCGTATTGTAGGTAAACCGTATTTACTTATTGATATTGACAGAGAAAAAATTGCACGTTATGGTGTAAGTATTGATGACGTACAAAATATATTAAAAGTAGCTGTTGGCGGAATGGTATTAACCCAAACCGTTGAAGGTCGTGAGCGTTATGGCGTTCGTGTGCGCTACCCAAGAGAATTAAGAGCTAACCCAACCGATTTACAGCAAATTTATGTACCTGTTGAAAAAGGCAGCCCTGTACCTTTAAGCGAATTGGCAACCATTCGTTACGAGCAAGGTCCACAAGTCATAAAAAGTGAAGATACCTTTTTAGTAGGCTATGTGTTGTTTGATAAAATGGATGGCTATGCTGAAGTAAATGTAGTTGAAAATGCACAGGCAATGATTCAAAGCAAGATTGATACAGGTGAATTAATAGTACCAAAAGGCATTAACTATCAATTTACAGGAACTTACGAAAACCAATTACGTGCCGAAAAAACATTGTCAATCGTTGTACCATTGGCATTAGCAATCATCTTTTTAATTCTGTACTTCCAATTCCGTTCGGTGGGTACATCGTTAATGGTTTTTACAGGTATTGCAGTGGCGTTTGCAGGTGGCTTTTTAATGATATGGCTGTACGGGCAATCGTGGTTTTTAAACTTCAATGTCTTTGGTGAAAACCTGCGCGATTTATTCCATATGCACACCATTAATTTAAGTGTCGCAGTCTGGGTAGGCTTTATTGCACTCTTTGGTATTGCCACCGATGATGGTGTTGTAATGGCAACCTACTTAACGCAAACATTCGATAGAAATTCACCAGAAACAAAAAAGGAAGTTAGAGCATCTATTGTAGAAGCAGGTGAAAAACGCATTAGGCCGTGTTTAATGACTACAGCAACAACCATTTTAGCACTCTTGCCAGTACTTACATCCACAGGACGTGGTAGCGATATTATGATTCCTATGGCAATACCGAGTTTCGGTGGAATGTTAATCGCTTTAATCACCTTATTTGTTGTGCCAGTTTTATATGGCTGGAAAGCCGAAGTTCAACTTAAAAGAGCATCAAAATGA
- a CDS encoding efflux RND transporter periplasmic adaptor subunit, with the protein MKNNKIVIYIGLLVVGVLLGWLLFGGSSKEEADHNHNEVTEANQMWTCSMHPQIMQPQPGDCPICGMDLIPAEAGADGLTADQFKLTANAMALANIQTTVVGNDAIENGSIKLSGKIAENEETNAVQVSYFSGRIERLNIGFTGEEVRKGQLLATIYSPELYAAQQELITASSLKESQTELYKAVRNKLKLWKLSENQINQIESYGKIIGNFPVYATVSGTVTEKLVEQGDYIKQGQSLLKIANLNTVWANFDVYENQIEQFKKGQKVKIITNAYPNKKFKGKIDFIDPVLNTNTRTVDLRVVLNNKEAIFKPGMFVTAEIERTKTNTKEVITIPSSAVLWTGERSVVYIKTNPNEPIFELKEVVLGNKIGDNYQVLEGLYVGNEIVTNGTFTVDAAAQLQGKKSMMSKQGGRAMTGHEDHLGMDNNSKNESDLTNMNERLEVSEKFQEQLKGVYNNYINLKDALVKEDSRGSSQNATSLLFNLSKIDVKLLENETHNHWMSLVDEIKSSTTSIVVSQDIKTQRNHFKHLSSHLIKAVQIFGVNEKVYVEFCPMADNNNGAYWLSKVEKVINPYFGDAMLKCGGVKQTIE; encoded by the coding sequence ATGAAAAATAATAAAATAGTCATATATATTGGGTTACTCGTAGTGGGTGTATTATTGGGGTGGTTGCTATTTGGTGGTTCATCAAAAGAAGAGGCAGACCATAATCACAATGAAGTTACAGAAGCTAATCAGATGTGGACGTGTTCTATGCACCCACAAATTATGCAACCACAACCAGGTGATTGTCCCATTTGTGGTATGGACTTAATTCCTGCCGAAGCTGGAGCAGATGGTTTAACGGCAGACCAGTTTAAATTAACCGCTAATGCTATGGCTTTGGCCAATATTCAAACTACGGTGGTTGGTAATGATGCAATAGAAAATGGGAGCATAAAATTATCGGGTAAAATAGCCGAAAATGAAGAGACTAATGCTGTGCAAGTGAGTTATTTTTCTGGAAGGATTGAGCGTTTAAATATCGGTTTTACAGGTGAGGAAGTGCGTAAAGGGCAACTTTTAGCAACCATTTATTCTCCAGAATTATATGCAGCACAGCAAGAGTTAATTACAGCATCATCTTTAAAGGAATCGCAAACCGAATTATATAAGGCTGTTCGTAATAAATTGAAATTGTGGAAACTTTCTGAAAACCAAATCAATCAAATTGAATCATATGGTAAAATCATTGGAAATTTCCCTGTCTATGCTACTGTTTCAGGTACTGTTACCGAAAAATTAGTAGAACAAGGCGATTATATCAAACAAGGTCAATCGCTGCTTAAAATTGCAAATCTAAATACGGTTTGGGCAAATTTTGATGTGTATGAAAATCAAATTGAACAATTCAAAAAAGGTCAAAAAGTTAAAATAATTACCAATGCGTATCCTAATAAAAAATTTAAAGGAAAAATAGATTTTATAGATCCTGTTTTAAATACCAACACACGTACTGTAGATTTGCGCGTGGTTTTAAATAATAAAGAAGCCATTTTTAAACCAGGAATGTTTGTAACCGCAGAAATTGAAAGAACTAAAACCAATACAAAAGAAGTAATAACGATACCATCGTCAGCAGTGCTTTGGACAGGTGAGCGCTCTGTAGTCTATATCAAAACAAATCCTAATGAACCTATTTTTGAATTGAAAGAAGTGGTATTGGGAAATAAAATAGGAGATAATTATCAGGTACTGGAGGGCTTATATGTAGGAAATGAAATTGTTACCAACGGAACATTTACTGTAGATGCTGCTGCACAACTACAAGGCAAAAAATCAATGATGAGCAAGCAAGGTGGTAGAGCAATGACAGGTCACGAAGATCATTTAGGTATGGATAATAATTCAAAAAATGAAAGTGACCTTACTAATATGAATGAACGCTTAGAAGTGTCAGAGAAATTTCAAGAGCAATTAAAAGGGGTATACAATAATTACATCAATTTAAAAGATGCTTTAGTAAAAGAAGACTCAAGAGGTAGTTCACAAAATGCAACTTCTTTACTATTTAATTTAAGTAAGATAGATGTGAAACTTCTTGAAAATGAAACGCATAATCATTGGATGTCATTAGTAGATGAAATAAAATCTTCTACAACTTCAATAGTCGTTTCACAAGACATTAAAACACAAAGGAATCACTTTAAACATTTGTCTTCTCATTTAATAAAAGCGGTTCAAATATTTGGTGTAAATGAAAAGGTATATGTAGAATTTTGCCCTATGGCAGATAACAATAACGGAGCCTATTGGTTAAGCAAAGTAGAAAA
- a CDS encoding TolC family protein, giving the protein MKYIKTIFFLFSILFCLNGSAQQLETLINEALENNPEIQKFELQYKRVSEKINEVNTIPNTEFGVGYFVSEPETRTGAQRFKVSAKQMVPWFGTIASREDYITSLADVKYQDVVIAKRKLMTSVSQFYYNLYGNHAKQQVLNDNIKLLKTYETMALTSVEVGKASAVDVLRLQMRQNDLQQLKDVLQRQFLAEQTNFNNLLNRNSTIKVSVLDSLTIPMEDFEVNTENLSVHPELVKFDKLYQSVEKSELLNQKESGPMIGFGLDYINVKERPDMSFSDNGKDILMPMVSVSIPIFKKKYKSVTKQNELEQQEINYQKQERLNSLKTLLDKTINERISARISYATQTKNLKQAKDAEDIIIKSYETGSVDFNDVLDVLELQLKFQINQIESIKSYYVQSTIINYLIQ; this is encoded by the coding sequence ATGAAATATATAAAAACAATCTTTTTTCTTTTTTCTATTCTCTTTTGTCTCAATGGGAGTGCTCAACAGTTAGAAACATTAATTAATGAAGCGTTAGAAAACAATCCCGAGATTCAAAAATTCGAGTTGCAATACAAAAGAGTTTCAGAAAAAATAAACGAAGTTAACACTATCCCAAACACCGAATTTGGTGTGGGTTATTTTGTAAGTGAACCAGAAACACGAACAGGGGCACAACGGTTTAAGGTGTCAGCAAAACAAATGGTACCTTGGTTTGGTACAATTGCCTCTCGTGAAGATTATATCACGTCACTTGCTGATGTTAAATATCAAGATGTCGTTATTGCGAAACGCAAACTTATGACTTCGGTATCTCAATTCTACTACAATCTATATGGAAACCATGCAAAACAGCAAGTGTTGAATGATAACATCAAATTGTTGAAAACCTACGAAACTATGGCTTTGACTTCTGTTGAGGTAGGTAAAGCATCCGCAGTAGATGTATTGCGTTTACAAATGCGGCAAAACGATTTGCAGCAGCTTAAAGATGTGTTGCAACGACAGTTTTTAGCAGAACAAACCAATTTTAATAACCTTTTGAATAGGAATAGTACGATTAAAGTTTCAGTTCTAGATAGCTTAACTATTCCTATGGAAGATTTTGAAGTTAATACTGAAAATCTATCGGTACATCCTGAATTGGTAAAGTTTGACAAACTCTATCAGTCTGTAGAAAAGTCAGAATTACTAAATCAAAAAGAAAGCGGTCCAATGATTGGTTTTGGGTTGGATTATATCAATGTAAAAGAACGGCCAGATATGAGTTTTTCAGATAATGGTAAAGATATTCTAATGCCAATGGTATCGGTGTCCATTCCCATATTTAAAAAAAAGTACAAATCGGTTACCAAGCAAAACGAACTGGAACAACAGGAAATCAATTATCAAAAACAAGAGCGTTTAAACAGTTTAAAAACGTTATTAGATAAGACAATTAACGAACGTATTTCTGCACGAATAAGTTATGCTACACAAACCAAAAATTTAAAACAAGCCAAAGATGCAGAAGACATCATAATTAAAAGCTATGAAACAGGATCGGTAGATTTTAACGATGTTTTGGATGTACTAGAACTGCAGTTAAAGTTCCAAATAAACCAAATAGAGTCTATAAAGAGCTACTATGTGCAAAGCACAATAATTAATTATTTAATACAGTAA